Within the Helicoverpa armigera isolate CAAS_96S chromosome 8, ASM3070526v1, whole genome shotgun sequence genome, the region acAGTGGAAGACCTACAAAatctacattatattatttgaaatgtcATATATGTACTATAAGAAATACTTCtgaagttgtaaataaaaacatataaagaccaaataaaaaatattttattttaatccacTCAAAAACATCTAGTTGCAAAGATAACAATACTTTCTTGCTACATATTATCAAACCTCTTTGACTTCTagtttgataaaacaaaataagacataatttagatttatgtaaataaaataatattaatacttgaCAAATGTACCACAGGTGCTTTTACAGAGCAGAAATAAAGTAATTGAGGGTATAGAATAACAGAAGAAAAGCTTATCAATACATAAAGATCAACATTACACTATTTCTAATAACTGGTAAGATGATCTGATTGAATACATGTGAAGCATCGCACACATCACAGACCATGACTCAACACCTCCAAACAGCCAGCACCAACATTACAATCACACATGGTCCACAGAAGAGTCCACAATagaagataattataataatatttacttataaaacactagtCTATATAATTGCCGCCAAACCCACTATTAACGCTACTATTATCAGGAATGGTATCCAAGTCTTCAGGAATGCaccaaaactgaaaaataagagtgaaacatattaaaaaaatatttttaataaaggtGTATGATTTATCATTTCATACATTAGTGGCACAATTACCTGACATATTTGGAGTATGGAATCATATAGAAAGCAAGTTTGACCATGTTCCAGTTCTTACAGCCGCCATAATTCATGATGTTGAGAGCAGTTGCTACATGCGAGTGACAGTTGTCGTAGAACAATATATGCTGCAATTATAACATAATcaataattagtttaactttatagttataagaaaataagtatAAAGTATAATTTGGAATGTCCTGTAccattctttttttataaatctcaGAAGCTTCAGCAACAGCAGCATCCCATCCAGCCTGACCATTATTAGCCTTCTGAGGAGACAACTGCCAATACTTTGTGGGATTCCCGAACGCCATCAAATCTTCAGACACAAAGTAAGGGCCAGCAAAGTCCCTGATAACTCCTGAAGATGTACAAATGCCCATGTGTCCAAGGAAGGGGAAAATCCATCTGAAAACAGTTTTCCTTATTATTCTTTACTGTAATTACACATAAACAAGTTGTTATTGTGCTCAGTTATAGGTAAAGGGAAAAGTGGCTTCAAAATTAATAGTGttactaattgttttttttaattgcaatgTAACATGCTAATCATAGGTCATGTCATAAAGTAACTCTCTCAGTATGATGTACTTTGACTGCAGAACAGGGAAATGCTTTGGAAATGGCAGAAAATCCTAGAGATAGCATGCAGTCTTTTTGGAGCATTCcattttaaaaactataacTTTAACCCATAAATAATTGCATTTACTAATGATTCGACTGACcggtttatgaatatttatcaaGGACATTTTTAAAATAGCAAATAAGTTCCTGCAATGCTGAGAAATTAATCCGAACAGCAGCATGGTTTTGATCTCGTTTTAACTACcaacattttgttaattttgtgaaaaaagctacttaaattaaataaaacatgtttactGTAATCGTTTGGTGTTTTGATTAATACCTGTGTACTTATGTacttctccgcgtgagaggaggcctgtgcccagcagtgggacgataaaaaggctgtaactgtaactgtaacttATGTACTACATTTTTGAGGTACCTATTGAATGTACCTAAGGTAAAATTGGAATCTGAATGGTACTTAAAGGATATAGATAGCTGAGAAGACTCACGTTAGCACAGGAATAGGTGTCCAAACAATACAGTAAGGATATCGGCAGCGATCGTGGTCTATGGGATCCATGAGCACGGCTTCCTCGGGATCTGAGAAGTCAACAATATTGCTGGGGCTGCGGTCACCTGACATCGTTTCACTTGTCATGGAATTTAAATTACAAGTGCATCCATAtccgagctaagaattatatttcaaatgtaATGAAGGAATACGAACgaaagtcaataaataaatactgacatTTAAGTTGACGTTTCGTTGTAAGCGCGTTTCAAGTCAAGTAGCGAAACTGCTTCTGCATATCTGCTTCTTGGTTCTTACTATAGGGTAAAAACAAGCACTATTCTATTTCACATTTGAAATCCATCCAACCATATTGCAAAAATGattttacagcctttttttaatcaaatgaCGTTAAAAAATCAACTAATATGTCGAAATTATTTCGATTTTTCTCCTCTCTTAAATGATAATGGCTGACACTTGTTTGACAGCAGCCATTGTTGTTGATGTGACGATGTTTGgcgctattattttatttacgtgattaaattatcttttatatttttgaatggtAGTATAAAGTGATCTCACAGCAGCCAAAATGCCGGCGTTTCTCAAATTTATTGATATGGAAAACTTCAAGTCCTATCGTGGACACCATCGTAtaggccctctgaaatccttcACGGCTGTGGTAGGCCCCAACGGATCGGGTACGCTATTCTCAGTATTCTCTTTTTGAATTTCCTATTTTATTAACCTTTAtttgaaacttatttaaatcGAGTATACTTAAGTCCTAATCACTTGCGTTTCCATATAATTGAATCTTACTCTTG harbors:
- the LOC110383471 gene encoding transmembrane protein 222 codes for the protein MTSETMSGDRSPSNIVDFSDPEEAVLMDPIDHDRCRYPYCIVWTPIPVLTWIFPFLGHMGICTSSGVIRDFAGPYFVSEDLMAFGNPTKYWQLSPQKANNGQAGWDAAVAEASEIYKKRMHILFYDNCHSHVATALNIMNYGGCKNWNMVKLAFYMIPYSKYVSFGAFLKTWIPFLIIVALIVGLAAII